The following proteins come from a genomic window of Bacillota bacterium:
- a CDS encoding GPR endopeptidase: protein MEKFLDPYQQEFLDKYGVRTDLAIEAHEVIVEREGPPELPGVIVKNEETEYASISRVTVENEVGARLIGKAPGNYSTIEAPGLRSHNREIHQDLGVLVAKEIQWFIDQHQLGPEDSVLVVGLGNWNATPDALGPKVVGELMVTRHLLEFSPPELRKGLRPIAAIAPGVLGLTGIETGEIIRGIVGQIEAKAVICIDALASRSVSRLCSTIQISDTGIHPGSGVGNKRMAINEETLGIPVFAIGVPTVVHASTIVSDAMDIISGEDPDQKQRAQELPKKTTFNLDPQSIMGSPTQAQTSPHQPQPQMNPDQKRQMLAQVLEPYMGSMIVTPKEIDDLIDDVTNVIAGGLNTAFHEAVDYSEIFQYLS, encoded by the coding sequence ATGGAAAAATTTCTAGATCCTTATCAGCAGGAGTTTCTAGATAAATATGGAGTTCGAACAGACTTGGCGATTGAAGCTCACGAGGTGATTGTCGAGCGGGAAGGTCCGCCCGAACTGCCTGGAGTGATTGTAAAAAATGAAGAAACCGAGTACGCCTCTATCAGCCGGGTCACTGTTGAAAATGAAGTGGGAGCCCGCTTGATCGGCAAAGCCCCGGGAAATTACTCTACCATTGAAGCGCCCGGGCTGCGGAGTCATAATCGGGAAATCCATCAAGATTTAGGTGTTTTGGTTGCAAAGGAGATTCAGTGGTTCATTGACCAGCATCAGTTAGGACCAGAAGATTCGGTGCTGGTTGTAGGACTTGGTAATTGGAATGCGACACCTGATGCCCTTGGACCAAAGGTTGTTGGAGAACTGATGGTTACCCGGCACCTGCTTGAGTTTTCCCCTCCTGAGCTGAGGAAGGGACTGCGCCCAATTGCTGCGATTGCTCCTGGAGTACTTGGTTTAACTGGGATTGAAACAGGAGAAATAATCCGCGGAATTGTGGGCCAGATCGAGGCTAAAGCAGTTATCTGCATCGACGCTTTAGCAAGCCGCAGTGTGAGCAGACTGTGCAGTACTATCCAAATATCGGATACTGGTATCCATCCCGGCTCCGGAGTTGGCAACAAACGCATGGCAATCAACGAAGAGACCTTGGGTATTCCGGTTTTTGCGATCGGAGTACCGACAGTTGTACATGCCTCAACGATTGTTTCTGATGCAATGGATATCATCAGCGGTGAAGATCCGGATCAAAAACAGCGCGCTCAAGAACTCCCGAAAAAAACAACCTTTAATCTCGATCCGCAGAGTATCATGGGTTCACCAACCCAAGCTCAAACTTCGCCGCATCAGCCGCAGCCCCAGATGAATCCGGATCAAAAGCGCCAGATGCTCGCTCAGGTGCTGGAACCATATATGGGCAGCATGATTGTCACACCTAAAGAGATTGATGATTTGATTGATGATGTGACCAATGTGATTGCCGGAGGCTTGAACACTGCCTTCCACGAGGCAGTTGATTACAGCGAGATCTTCCAATACCTCAGCTAA
- a CDS encoding GerMN domain-containing protein: MRYFLILLLIASLALSGYLAYQLYQLQQNDHVVVHFIRATPTNFLLVPVVRSVSAPASPEKALKQLLAGPTAAETELTPSVPSGTKLLGLTIENKTAIADFSKEIQTNFVGGSQLESHLVQAIAAALTQFPEIDRVRILIEGKPVESIAGHVYIDYDLP, translated from the coding sequence ATGCGCTATTTCTTAATTCTGCTTTTAATCGCCAGCCTGGCTTTATCCGGTTACTTAGCCTATCAACTCTATCAGTTACAACAAAACGACCATGTTGTTGTGCATTTCATCCGCGCTACACCCACCAACTTTCTCCTAGTACCCGTGGTAAGGTCTGTTTCTGCGCCAGCCTCACCTGAAAAAGCATTAAAACAGCTGCTGGCAGGCCCTACCGCAGCTGAAACTGAACTAACTCCTTCTGTTCCCTCCGGGACAAAACTTCTAGGCTTGACGATTGAGAACAAAACTGCCATCGCTGACTTTTCCAAAGAAATACAGACAAATTTTGTCGGCGGCAGCCAACTGGAAAGCCACTTGGTGCAGGCAATCGCAGCCGCGCTCACTCAGTTTCCAGAAATCGACCGGGTGAGGATCCTCATCGAAGGAAAGCCGGTAGAAAGCATTGCCGGTCATGTTTATATTGACTATGATCTCCCCTAA
- the lepA gene encoding elongation factor 4: MNQKQIRNFCIIAHIDHGKSTLADRLLEATGTVTQREVSEQMLDSMDLERERGITIKLTAVRLTYQARDGQEYTLNLIDTPGHVDFSYEVSRSLAACEGALLVIDASQGIEAQTLANLYLALEHDLEIIPVINKIDLPNADPERVKKELEETIGIDSSEAILTSAKTGEGITDILEAVVTRIPAPKGDPEEKLQALIFDSHYDTYRGAVAYVRIFDGALKVGDEIQMMSSGRTFEVTELGVLQPHMTPVAKLMPGEVGCVIASMKDVKDTRVGDTITHADRPADEPLPGYQPAKPMVYCGLYPVENEQYVELRDALEKLQLNDAALTFEAETSAALGFGYRCGFLGLLHMEIIQERLEREFDLNIIATAPSVVYRITQTDGTVLDIDNPAHFPPVQKIEYISEPYVLATMVVPDEFVGVVMELGQERRGEFKNMEYITPERVRVEYEMPLSEILMDFFDRLKSRTKGYASFDYEFTDYRESDLVKLDILLNGKPVDALSCIIHRDRAAVRGRSLARKLKDLIPRQQFEVPIQAAIGNKVIARETVRALRKDVLAKCYGGDVSRKRKLLEKQKEGKKRMKSLGSVEVPQEAFMAILEVE; this comes from the coding sequence ATGAATCAAAAGCAGATCAGAAATTTTTGTATCATTGCTCATATCGATCATGGGAAATCAACCTTGGCAGACCGGCTGCTGGAGGCAACTGGGACTGTAACCCAGAGGGAGGTTTCCGAGCAGATGCTCGATTCCATGGATCTTGAGCGGGAACGGGGAATTACGATCAAGCTGACTGCTGTGCGCTTAACTTACCAGGCTAGGGATGGGCAGGAATACACCCTCAATCTCATCGATACGCCAGGCCATGTGGACTTCTCGTATGAGGTGTCCCGCAGTCTTGCTGCCTGCGAGGGAGCACTGCTGGTCATAGACGCTTCTCAGGGTATTGAGGCTCAAACTTTAGCCAATCTTTATCTGGCACTCGAGCATGATCTAGAGATTATTCCTGTAATCAATAAAATTGATCTTCCCAACGCCGATCCGGAACGGGTGAAAAAGGAACTTGAAGAAACAATCGGCATAGACAGCAGCGAGGCGATCCTAACGAGCGCCAAGACCGGTGAGGGGATCACCGATATTTTGGAGGCGGTTGTTACCCGAATCCCTGCTCCCAAAGGTGATCCTGAGGAAAAGCTGCAGGCGCTGATCTTTGATTCTCACTACGATACATATCGGGGTGCTGTTGCTTATGTGAGGATTTTTGACGGGGCTTTAAAGGTTGGGGACGAAATCCAGATGATGAGCAGTGGACGCACCTTTGAGGTGACGGAACTAGGTGTGCTGCAGCCCCATATGACGCCAGTTGCGAAGCTGATGCCGGGAGAAGTTGGCTGTGTAATTGCCAGCATGAAAGATGTCAAAGACACACGGGTCGGAGATACGATTACCCATGCTGATCGCCCAGCTGATGAGCCGCTGCCGGGGTATCAGCCTGCTAAGCCCATGGTCTACTGTGGACTTTATCCCGTTGAGAATGAGCAGTATGTTGAACTGCGGGATGCTCTAGAAAAGCTGCAGCTTAACGACGCAGCTCTCACTTTTGAAGCTGAGACATCTGCAGCTCTTGGTTTTGGCTATCGGTGCGGCTTCTTGGGACTGCTCCATATGGAGATTATTCAGGAGCGGTTGGAAAGAGAATTCGACTTAAATATCATTGCTACCGCGCCGAGCGTTGTCTACCGCATTACTCAGACTGATGGAACCGTACTTGATATAGATAATCCTGCCCACTTCCCGCCGGTGCAGAAGATTGAATACATTTCTGAACCATATGTGCTGGCGACAATGGTGGTGCCTGATGAGTTTGTAGGTGTAGTGATGGAACTCGGTCAAGAGCGCCGGGGCGAGTTTAAGAACATGGAATATATCACCCCGGAGCGGGTGCGGGTTGAATATGAGATGCCTTTAAGTGAAATTCTCATGGACTTTTTTGACCGCCTGAAATCGCGGACGAAAGGATATGCTTCCTTTGATTATGAGTTCACCGATTATCGGGAGTCGGATCTGGTTAAACTGGACATTCTTTTAAATGGAAAGCCCGTTGATGCCTTGTCCTGCATTATTCACCGCGATCGAGCGGCTGTACGGGGACGGAGTTTAGCGAGAAAACTAAAGGATTTAATTCCAAGGCAGCAGTTTGAGGTGCCGATCCAGGCTGCTATCGGAAACAAAGTAATTGCCAGGGAAACAGTTCGGGCACTCCGCAAAGACGTACTGGCAAAATGCTACGGGGGCGACGTGTCCCGCAAGCGCAAGCTTCTGGAGAAGCAGAAGGAAGGTAAAAAACGGATGAAGAGCCTCGGCAGTGTTGAGGTGCCGCAGGAAGCCTTTATGGCTATCCTGGAAGTGGAGTAG
- the murJ gene encoding murein biosynthesis integral membrane protein MurJ: protein MADISSSKQRVARAAGIVMFAIFLSRVLGFVRERAIATVFGRTWETDVFFAAFAIPDLMYQLLVGGVISSAFIPVFTQYLAKDDEKQAWHVASSFINLTGTLLVMMTILGIIFTPILAPLVGIGFEGEQRSLLVKLMRITFPAVFFTALSGISMGVLNSYQKFTLPAIGPLIYNSAQILSAYVLGPIFGIVGMAYGTVVGSFGSFFIQFPTVVQLGRSYYRRLVDFKHPGMQRMFKLMLPAILGLSIAQINMIVGQNLASLLETGSIVALRLANRLINFPLGIFAMGLSTAIFPTLARQAAKNEMAELKETFSFGLRLVFYITVPSAVGMAVLRVPIVRLLFETGEFTSQDTAITAYTLLFYSAGLIAQAGLQILTRVFYSLQDTVTPVKVGFVTVILNFVISISLLKWTNLDTGGLALAFSITSLIQMLILVWSLRKKLGAVDGRRILDTAVRALAAAAVMAPCTHYTAMFAAQYVNLVSTTGRLLQTFSAIAVGVLVYVIMSFLLRMNEPIFVLDIIKERLVRKRR, encoded by the coding sequence ATGGCCGATATTTCCAGTTCGAAACAAAGGGTTGCCCGGGCTGCCGGGATCGTGATGTTCGCAATCTTTCTCAGCCGTGTGCTTGGATTTGTGCGGGAACGGGCTATCGCTACTGTTTTCGGCAGAACGTGGGAGACAGATGTCTTCTTTGCCGCGTTTGCAATCCCGGACTTAATGTATCAGCTTTTAGTCGGAGGCGTAATCAGCTCCGCATTTATCCCGGTGTTTACCCAGTATCTGGCCAAGGATGATGAAAAACAGGCGTGGCATGTGGCCAGCTCCTTCATTAATCTGACCGGCACACTGCTGGTTATGATGACCATTTTAGGAATAATCTTCACACCGATTCTGGCTCCATTGGTTGGAATTGGTTTTGAAGGAGAACAGAGGAGTCTGCTGGTAAAATTGATGCGGATAACTTTTCCGGCGGTGTTCTTTACTGCCTTATCCGGTATCAGCATGGGTGTGCTGAATTCTTATCAAAAGTTTACTCTACCAGCCATCGGGCCATTAATTTATAACTCTGCGCAAATCCTAAGCGCTTATGTCTTAGGACCGATTTTTGGTATTGTGGGCATGGCTTACGGTACGGTTGTGGGTTCCTTTGGCAGTTTTTTCATTCAATTTCCAACCGTAGTCCAGCTGGGCCGCAGTTATTATCGCCGACTAGTTGACTTTAAGCACCCGGGTATGCAGAGAATGTTTAAGCTGATGCTGCCGGCAATTCTGGGCTTGTCTATTGCGCAGATTAATATGATTGTAGGGCAAAACCTTGCTTCTTTATTAGAAACAGGTTCGATTGTGGCCCTTAGGCTCGCTAACCGCTTAATCAATTTTCCCTTAGGTATTTTTGCAATGGGACTTTCTACCGCAATTTTCCCAACGCTGGCCAGGCAGGCTGCCAAAAATGAAATGGCCGAGCTGAAAGAAACCTTCTCATTCGGACTGCGTCTGGTATTTTATATTACGGTACCTTCAGCGGTGGGGATGGCAGTTTTACGAGTGCCCATTGTCAGACTTTTGTTTGAAACCGGCGAGTTTACCAGTCAGGATACAGCGATTACCGCTTACACTTTACTATTTTATTCTGCGGGGCTGATCGCTCAGGCAGGACTGCAGATTCTGACTAGAGTATTTTATTCACTGCAGGATACAGTTACACCCGTTAAAGTCGGTTTTGTAACTGTTATACTTAACTTTGTTATCAGCATTTCACTGTTAAAGTGGACAAACCTCGATACCGGCGGATTGGCGCTGGCATTCTCCATAACAAGCTTAATCCAGATGCTGATTTTGGTTTGGTCACTCCGCAAAAAACTCGGAGCTGTTGATGGCCGGCGGATACTTGACACAGCTGTCCGAGCTTTAGCTGCTGCAGCGGTTATGGCTCCCTGCACTCATTATACTGCCATGTTTGCTGCGCAGTATGTCAATCTGGTGAGCACAACGGGACGTCTGCTGCAGACATTCAGCGCAATTGCTGTTGGAGTGTTAGTTTATGTAATCATGAGTTTTCTTTTGCGAATGAACGAACCGATCTTTGTGTTGGATATTATTAAAGAGCGGCTGGTACGGAAACGCCGCTGA
- a CDS encoding stage II sporulation protein P, whose translation MARHRSRYPSASILSMIFIIILCLLIGYFSYQLFFSDIGFDHSLARSVITLGIPVVGDQEEYSPGWEYTLRSLIYLLTDYDLGNPDTLLKNTIPLMRQAEQMLISEERPLVFIPELTFAPDPFQPQSQETSQSPGVVSLSLEPQVLIYHTHSSEMYLGQTAAEGNYQNSHYVFSSNHDTKITGIMEVGKHLAQALRSQGIGVIHDTTIHDWPSLSGSYINSERTARRLLEQNPGVRFVFDVHRDAGVPDRVVMIDGKRVARVLLVVATAQDIPQNHPNWRKNYEFAMEFYRLAEQMYPGFMRPVQIRRDARYNQHLHENSIVIEIGSVENTIEEALLAAELVATIIAKML comes from the coding sequence GTGGCACGACACCGCAGCCGCTATCCAAGCGCATCCATCTTGTCCATGATTTTCATCATCATTCTGTGTTTGTTAATCGGATATTTCAGCTATCAGCTTTTTTTCAGTGATATTGGCTTTGATCACTCGTTAGCGCGCAGTGTGATAACTTTGGGGATCCCGGTTGTCGGTGATCAGGAAGAGTACAGCCCTGGATGGGAGTACACACTGCGTTCGCTGATCTATCTGCTCACAGATTACGATCTCGGCAATCCCGATACGCTGCTGAAAAATACCATACCGCTAATGAGACAAGCCGAGCAGATGCTGATTTCTGAGGAAAGACCGCTTGTTTTTATTCCTGAGCTGACATTCGCTCCTGATCCTTTTCAACCCCAAAGTCAAGAAACATCTCAGTCACCAGGTGTAGTTTCTTTGTCTCTTGAACCGCAGGTGCTGATCTATCACACGCACTCATCAGAAATGTATTTGGGGCAGACAGCTGCTGAAGGGAATTACCAAAACTCCCATTATGTATTCAGTTCCAACCACGATACCAAAATAACTGGTATAATGGAGGTGGGCAAGCACTTGGCGCAAGCCCTGCGGAGTCAGGGTATCGGTGTTATCCATGACACTACTATTCATGATTGGCCGAGCCTGAGCGGTTCGTATATCAACTCAGAGCGGACAGCCCGACGGCTGCTTGAGCAGAATCCGGGTGTGCGTTTTGTTTTTGACGTTCATCGCGATGCTGGTGTTCCGGACCGGGTTGTAATGATTGACGGCAAAAGGGTGGCGCGGGTGTTGTTGGTAGTAGCTACGGCTCAAGATATTCCCCAAAACCATCCGAATTGGCGCAAAAACTATGAGTTTGCCATGGAATTCTACCGCTTAGCCGAGCAGATGTATCCTGGATTTATGCGCCCCGTGCAGATTCGGCGTGACGCCCGCTATAATCAGCATCTTCACGAAAACAGTATTGTGATAGAGATAGGATCAGTTGAAAATACTATCGAAGAAGCACTGCTGGCGGCCGAACTGGTTGCCACCATCATAGCAAAAATGCTATAA
- the rpsT gene encoding 30S ribosomal protein S20: MPNIKSAEKRVRTSAVRRVRNASAKSALRTSIKRFETALSENDPNVEVYLRSAVRALDKAASKGLIHKNTAARKKSRLTRKLAAN, translated from the coding sequence GTGCCAAACATTAAGTCTGCTGAAAAGAGAGTTCGCACCAGCGCAGTGAGAAGAGTTCGCAACGCATCAGCTAAATCTGCCTTAAGAACATCGATCAAGAGATTTGAAACTGCTCTCAGTGAGAACGATCCGAACGTTGAAGTTTACTTACGCAGCGCCGTTAGAGCTTTGGATAAAGCTGCTTCCAAAGGCTTGATTCATAAAAACACAGCTGCCCGTAAAAAGTCACGCCTGACCAGAAAACTGGCAGCTAATTAA